The Zobellia alginiliquefaciens genome contains a region encoding:
- a CDS encoding M4 family metallopeptidase, whose protein sequence is MCTKAQCYIIPPYLLEKLAKHGNSSCKRALNDTGRIAERRRSSLNNLLLRNEPEGSGKRFVYDSKNQFEQRLELAREEGQDATEDETVNNAYDTSGFVRDYFQETFNLNSIDGNGLDIISNVHYGEAYNNAYWDGDEMTYGDGDGKEFKDFASAIDVVAHELAHGVTQFFANLEYQSQPGALNEHFSDVFGTVIKQKYLQQDISEADWLIGDSVVTEEFPGVAIRSMKAPGTANDFDTQPDHMDNYFNGMGDNQGVHINSGIPNKAFYLCCLEIGIDNCALIWFETLKALWRTADFNDMVETLVGTAQRLISEGKVSDKAVEAISSSFSQVGLTPIVV, encoded by the coding sequence ATGTGTACAAAAGCCCAATGTTATATCATCCCTCCATACTTACTTGAAAAACTCGCTAAACACGGTAATAGCAGTTGTAAGAGAGCTTTAAACGATACAGGGCGTATTGCCGAACGTAGACGCAGTAGTCTTAATAATTTGCTGCTCCGTAATGAGCCAGAAGGGAGCGGGAAACGTTTCGTATACGATTCTAAAAACCAATTTGAGCAGCGATTGGAGTTGGCAAGAGAAGAAGGACAAGATGCTACGGAGGATGAAACCGTTAATAATGCGTATGATACTTCGGGTTTTGTGCGGGATTATTTTCAAGAAACTTTTAATTTAAATTCTATTGATGGAAATGGTCTGGATATAATTTCCAATGTACATTATGGGGAGGCGTATAATAATGCATATTGGGACGGTGATGAAATGACCTACGGAGACGGAGATGGTAAAGAATTTAAGGATTTTGCTAGTGCCATTGATGTTGTTGCGCATGAATTGGCTCATGGTGTAACCCAGTTTTTCGCCAATTTAGAATATCAGAGTCAGCCTGGGGCACTTAATGAGCACTTTTCAGATGTTTTTGGTACTGTAATCAAGCAGAAATACTTACAACAAGATATTTCGGAAGCAGATTGGCTTATAGGAGATAGCGTTGTTACCGAAGAATTTCCTGGAGTGGCCATCCGTTCCATGAAAGCTCCCGGTACAGCAAACGATTTTGATACACAGCCCGATCATATGGATAATTATTTCAATGGTATGGGAGATAATCAAGGGGTGCATATCAATTCGGGTATTCCTAACAAGGCTTTTTATCTCTGTTGTCTTGAAATTGGTATTGATAATTGTGCATTAATATGGTTCGAAACATTAAAAGCACTTTGGCGTACGGCAGATTTTAATGATATGGTCGAAACTTTGGTGGGAACGGCCCAACGTTTAATTTCGGAAGGAAAAGTGTCCGATAAAGCGGTAGAAGCGATAAGTAGTAGCTTTTCGCAGGTAGGATTAACCCCAATTGTTGTATAA
- a CDS encoding XdhC family protein, producing the protein MTHELKNIVKAFQVANEKKQKTVLATVVALEGSSYRRPGVRMLIREDGKRVGAVSGGCVEKEIVRQAQTVFSNDVPKMMIYDGRYRLGCEGILYILIEPFIPNPAFLEAFDEILKNRAQFEIISSFTKQEGPHADLVSFLVFKGKKFAVRPDVGLSHERLLFQQQMKPCFKLIIIGAEHDAVQLSSFASLAGWEVTIVAAAAEEKSINDFPGASLFLTEEPEMLSIDSIDNQTAIVLMTHSYVRDLKYLLAIKESRPVYLGLLGPAQRREKLLNEFMELYPEVSDAFFDVVHGPAGLDIGAETAQEIALAILSEILSVTRNKEPIMLKNKQGRIHT; encoded by the coding sequence ATGACGCATGAATTAAAAAACATAGTTAAGGCCTTTCAAGTCGCAAACGAAAAGAAGCAAAAGACCGTCCTCGCGACGGTCGTTGCTTTAGAGGGCTCTTCGTACCGTCGTCCGGGAGTCCGTATGCTTATTCGCGAAGACGGAAAAAGGGTAGGAGCGGTAAGTGGAGGTTGCGTAGAAAAAGAAATCGTTAGGCAGGCGCAAACCGTATTTTCCAATGATGTGCCCAAAATGATGATTTATGATGGTAGATATCGATTGGGTTGTGAAGGTATTTTATATATTTTGATAGAACCCTTTATTCCAAACCCGGCTTTTCTTGAGGCTTTTGATGAGATATTAAAAAACAGAGCTCAATTTGAGATAATTTCTTCATTTACAAAGCAAGAAGGCCCACATGCTGACCTAGTTTCTTTTTTAGTTTTTAAAGGCAAAAAATTTGCGGTACGACCTGATGTTGGATTGAGTCATGAAAGACTGTTATTTCAACAGCAAATGAAGCCATGTTTTAAGTTGATAATCATTGGTGCGGAGCATGACGCGGTACAGTTATCTTCTTTTGCTTCCCTAGCAGGTTGGGAAGTAACTATCGTAGCCGCGGCTGCAGAAGAAAAGAGTATAAATGACTTCCCTGGAGCGAGTCTTTTTCTAACGGAAGAACCAGAAATGTTATCCATAGATTCAATCGACAATCAGACTGCAATTGTTTTAATGACACATAGTTACGTTCGCGACTTAAAGTATTTGTTGGCCATAAAAGAGTCTCGCCCCGTGTATTTGGGATTATTGGGTCCTGCGCAACGCAGGGAGAAACTTTTAAACGAGTTTATGGAGCTTTACCCAGAAGTTTCAGATGCTTTTTTTGATGTTGTCCATGGTCCTGCAGGCTTGGATATTGGTGCTGAAACCGCTCAGGAAATCGCTTTAGCTATTCTTTCTGAAATACTTTCGGTCACAAGAAATAAAGAGCCCATAATGCTTAAAAATAAACAAGGGAGAATCCACACCTAA
- a CDS encoding vWA domain-containing protein, whose protein sequence is MNSSFKLILFFLSIALFVSCGNADDDVNYALNTGDGLGQGQVVDDCLDLGENDLTLSIQDQFTKDPGKVSVFFKVSNSDGTPVSGLTADQFTIYEQGRNDDCFNTISTSESNARISPNEQIFSSNTLLILDLSNSVLQSSLEELKTASTSFVNTVMPATTQDSYKMAIYWFDGEDVLHELNPLTSVKSELTEAIASIDNDISGDVSTDLYGAVIKSTDIATDLLNESTQGEKIGAASVVIFTDGKDQASRYSKDAAQKKVDTADPNISFFTIGLGSEIDTEALTAIGKTSSEFAANKEELEDTFNKISDLVSERASSFYLFEYCSPKRSGDNNLAIQVQKGSLQGAVQTKFNADGFTGGCE, encoded by the coding sequence ATGAATTCCTCCTTTAAACTTATTTTGTTTTTTCTATCTATTGCTTTATTCGTTTCCTGTGGAAATGCAGATGACGATGTAAACTATGCTTTAAATACAGGCGATGGACTTGGGCAAGGACAAGTTGTTGATGACTGCCTTGACCTTGGAGAAAATGACTTGACCCTATCCATACAAGACCAATTCACCAAAGACCCAGGAAAAGTTTCTGTTTTCTTTAAAGTTTCCAATAGCGATGGCACACCGGTATCAGGGTTAACTGCGGACCAGTTTACCATTTATGAACAAGGTAGAAATGATGATTGCTTCAATACCATCTCAACCTCGGAATCTAACGCAAGGATTTCGCCTAATGAGCAAATATTCTCAAGTAACACCTTACTAATACTGGATTTAAGTAACAGTGTTTTACAAAGTAGCTTAGAGGAATTAAAGACCGCTAGTACAAGTTTTGTTAATACTGTCATGCCGGCTACTACTCAAGATTCCTATAAAATGGCCATTTATTGGTTTGATGGCGAGGATGTGCTGCATGAACTGAATCCGCTGACTTCCGTGAAATCAGAATTGACCGAAGCTATTGCAAGTATTGATAATGATATTAGTGGTGATGTTTCTACTGATCTTTATGGGGCCGTCATAAAATCTACCGATATAGCTACCGACCTATTAAACGAAAGTACGCAAGGCGAAAAAATAGGCGCTGCGTCCGTTGTTATATTTACAGATGGTAAAGACCAAGCTTCTCGTTATTCAAAAGATGCAGCTCAGAAAAAGGTAGATACTGCAGACCCGAACATCTCCTTTTTTACAATTGGTTTAGGATCTGAGATAGATACAGAGGCATTAACTGCTATTGGAAAAACCTCTAGTGAGTTTGCTGCAAACAAAGAAGAATTGGAAGACACATTTAATAAAATTTCTGATCTGGTTTCTGAAAGAGCAAGTAGTTTTTATCTTTTTGAATACTGCAGCCCTAAAAGGAGTGGTGATAATAACTTGGCCATTCAAGTTCAAAAAGGAAGTTTACAGGGCGCTGTTCAGACCAAATTTAATGCTGACGGATTCACCGGAGGCTGCGAATAG
- a CDS encoding xanthine dehydrogenase family protein molybdopterin-binding subunit: MSTPSIQFSRRNFLRTSSLASGGLLIGFNLFTACKSDVKLPVDLADLNYNDFNAFIKIAKNGAVTIFSPNPEIGQGVKTSMPMIIAEELDVSWDNVYVQQGVLDTKNYTRQIAGGSQSIRFGWDALRQTGATAKQMLVNAAAARWGVEASELSVSDGVITNKAGETLSYGDVVDEAAVLEVPENVTLKEPKDYKIIGTDRRNVDIDKIVTGQPLFGIDYKEEGMLYASVLRPPAFGQELVSFDATEAKAIPGVVDVIQIGDMAKALLGEEKVNWTAQLSGSGKVVVLAKSTWEAFKGKKAIKAVWSDATPLESTEFHDEKLNGLLNGKDFVTMRKDGDVNKAFAQADKVLERTYESPFLPHNCMEPMNFFANVSDEKIHLVGPVQTPEDAANTVAALLGRDVEDIHLEMTRMGGGFGRRLYGDFVYEAAEISATIKKPIKMVSSREDDMSTGVYRPAIKYRIKAAIKDGQLTGYQLKEAAINSNMYGLIPNFFPAGTVENYQVDVANYKSNITTGAWRAPYTNFLAYAEQSFFDELAEEMDVDKIKMRLDLLEKVKGTEDERIQYSPERMQEVIKMAVDKSGWGNQPKGTYQGFVAYYCHNTHVAEVADVQIENGLPVVKKVTCVVDCGIVINPMGALNQIEGGVVDGIGHSMYGSFGFEDGKPTANNYDKYRLGRMKEAAIVETHLVQNELSPTGLGEPTLPPAGGAVANALKAATGKRAYKQPFIQQEELWKVKEEEILG; encoded by the coding sequence ATGTCAACACCATCCATACAATTTAGTAGAAGAAACTTTTTGCGCACGTCATCTTTGGCGAGCGGAGGCCTTTTGATAGGCTTTAACCTTTTTACCGCTTGTAAGTCGGACGTAAAGCTGCCTGTAGATTTAGCGGATTTGAATTATAACGACTTTAATGCCTTTATTAAAATAGCCAAAAACGGAGCGGTGACTATCTTTTCACCAAATCCGGAAATCGGTCAAGGTGTAAAAACCTCAATGCCCATGATTATCGCCGAAGAGCTAGATGTTTCTTGGGATAATGTATATGTGCAACAAGGGGTGCTAGATACCAAAAACTATACAAGACAAATCGCCGGTGGTAGCCAGTCCATTCGTTTTGGTTGGGACGCCCTTCGTCAAACAGGTGCCACGGCAAAACAAATGTTGGTAAATGCAGCAGCAGCTCGTTGGGGTGTAGAGGCATCCGAACTTTCGGTTAGTGATGGTGTAATTACGAACAAGGCAGGTGAAACTTTAAGTTATGGAGATGTTGTGGATGAGGCCGCTGTTTTGGAAGTGCCTGAAAACGTTACCCTAAAAGAACCTAAGGATTATAAGATTATTGGTACGGATAGGCGTAATGTAGATATTGATAAAATTGTAACAGGTCAACCGCTATTTGGTATTGATTATAAAGAGGAAGGAATGCTTTATGCTTCCGTACTTAGGCCCCCTGCTTTTGGTCAGGAATTGGTTTCATTTGATGCTACAGAGGCGAAAGCGATACCAGGCGTAGTTGATGTGATTCAAATTGGTGACATGGCCAAGGCGCTGTTGGGTGAAGAGAAAGTCAACTGGACGGCACAATTAAGTGGTAGCGGAAAAGTAGTGGTTTTGGCAAAGTCTACCTGGGAAGCTTTTAAAGGTAAAAAAGCGATTAAAGCGGTCTGGTCTGATGCTACTCCTTTGGAAAGTACTGAGTTTCATGATGAAAAGCTAAACGGACTATTGAATGGTAAGGATTTTGTTACCATGCGTAAAGATGGTGATGTAAATAAAGCGTTCGCACAAGCGGATAAAGTTTTGGAGCGCACCTATGAATCCCCTTTCTTGCCCCATAATTGTATGGAGCCCATGAATTTCTTCGCGAACGTTAGCGATGAAAAAATTCACTTGGTTGGTCCGGTCCAGACTCCGGAGGATGCTGCCAATACGGTTGCGGCACTTTTAGGGCGTGATGTTGAAGACATTCATTTAGAAATGACCCGTATGGGTGGTGGGTTCGGCAGAAGGCTTTATGGCGATTTTGTATACGAAGCAGCTGAGATTAGCGCCACAATTAAAAAACCGATAAAAATGGTCTCTTCTCGAGAGGATGATATGTCCACGGGGGTTTATAGACCAGCAATTAAATATAGGATTAAGGCAGCTATAAAGGATGGTCAGTTAACTGGTTATCAATTGAAAGAAGCAGCTATTAATAGTAATATGTACGGATTGATACCTAACTTTTTTCCAGCTGGCACTGTAGAAAACTATCAGGTTGATGTTGCTAATTACAAGAGTAATATTACCACAGGGGCATGGCGTGCTCCATATACCAACTTCTTGGCGTACGCAGAACAAAGTTTCTTTGATGAGCTTGCCGAGGAAATGGATGTGGATAAGATTAAAATGCGTTTAGACCTTTTGGAAAAAGTAAAAGGCACGGAGGATGAACGAATTCAGTATTCTCCAGAACGCATGCAAGAGGTTATAAAAATGGCCGTTGATAAGTCCGGTTGGGGCAATCAGCCAAAAGGTACGTATCAAGGATTTGTAGCGTATTACTGTCATAATACCCATGTTGCCGAAGTAGCGGATGTGCAAATTGAAAATGGTTTGCCTGTAGTTAAAAAGGTGACTTGCGTTGTGGATTGTGGTATTGTAATAAACCCAATGGGAGCCTTAAACCAAATTGAAGGCGGTGTTGTTGATGGTATTGGCCATAGTATGTATGGAAGTTTTGGGTTTGAAGATGGAAAACCAACAGCCAATAATTATGATAAATATCGTTTGGGCCGTATGAAAGAGGCAGCAATAGTCGAAACACATTTGGTGCAGAACGAACTTTCTCCAACAGGATTGGGAGAACCTACTTTGCCACCGGCCGGTGGAGCGGTAGCAAATGCGTTAAAGGCGGCTACGGGTAAAAGAGCATACAAGCAACCTTTTATTCAGCAAGAAGAGCTCTGGAAAGTTAAAGAAGAGGAAATATTGGGGTAA
- a CDS encoding OmpA/MotB family protein translates to MKKSIILSTLAVTLMASCVSKKKYVALENNLSETQSALTKTQVEKEELEGKMTKIEARVAEYNSKINSLKEINDSQMTSVDDVAVMSNNTKDKMRATLANVDPTKLAEAKTLQDSMNLAISYNLKKSISDDEDDVDVNIDKTVVMINISDKLLFNSGSYRVSSKANKILEKLAQVINSEPSMEVMVEGHTDSKTISTEMFRNNWDLSVKRATSVVDILQNKYNVDPTKMIAAGRSSYLPLVDNDTRENRATNRRTKIVIIPNLNKFFALLDAESL, encoded by the coding sequence ATGAAAAAATCTATTATCCTAAGTACGCTTGCCGTAACCCTTATGGCATCTTGTGTTTCGAAGAAAAAATATGTTGCTCTTGAGAACAATTTATCTGAAACTCAAAGCGCATTGACCAAGACACAAGTTGAAAAGGAAGAGCTTGAAGGAAAAATGACGAAGATAGAGGCTCGTGTAGCTGAGTACAATTCTAAAATCAATTCTTTAAAAGAAATTAACGATAGCCAAATGACATCTGTGGATGATGTTGCCGTAATGAGCAACAACACTAAAGATAAAATGAGAGCTACTCTTGCAAATGTTGACCCTACCAAATTGGCTGAGGCTAAGACTTTACAAGATTCAATGAACTTGGCTATATCCTACAACTTAAAAAAATCTATCTCTGATGATGAAGATGATGTTGATGTAAATATTGACAAGACTGTTGTTATGATCAATATTTCCGATAAGCTTCTTTTTAACAGTGGTAGCTACCGTGTAAGCAGCAAAGCCAACAAAATTCTTGAAAAATTGGCACAAGTAATCAATTCTGAGCCAAGTATGGAAGTTATGGTTGAAGGTCACACAGATTCTAAAACTATAAGCACGGAAATGTTCCGTAACAACTGGGATTTGAGTGTTAAACGTGCTACTAGCGTTGTAGATATTCTTCAGAACAAATACAATGTTGATCCTACTAAGATGATTGCTGCCGGAAGAAGTAGCTACTTACCTTTGGTAGATAATGACACAAGAGAGAACAGAGCTACGAACAGACGTACTAAAATCGTCATCATTCCTAACTTAAACAAGTTCTTTGCACTTCTAGATGCCGAGTCACTTTAA
- a CDS encoding (2Fe-2S)-binding protein, with amino-acid sequence MPTYQLTVNGKAHTVEASEDTPLLWVLRDHLDMVGTKFGCGIAQCGACTVHVEGNATRSCSLPVASAEGMSITTIEGLSEDGSHPVQQAWKEVDVPQCGYCQAGQMMTASAFLAQNPNPSEDEIKNAMNGNICRCAAYNRIRKAVSVAADIMA; translated from the coding sequence ATGCCAACCTATCAACTAACGGTAAACGGAAAAGCTCATACGGTAGAAGCTAGTGAAGACACCCCATTATTATGGGTTTTACGAGATCATTTAGATATGGTCGGTACAAAATTTGGTTGTGGTATTGCACAATGTGGGGCCTGTACGGTTCATGTTGAAGGTAATGCTACTAGAAGTTGTTCCTTACCGGTAGCATCGGCGGAAGGAATGTCCATTACCACCATAGAAGGATTGTCCGAAGATGGCTCTCATCCGGTACAACAGGCGTGGAAAGAAGTAGATGTTCCACAGTGTGGGTATTGCCAAGCGGGCCAAATGATGACCGCATCTGCGTTTCTGGCTCAAAATCCAAATCCTTCAGAAGATGAGATTAAGAATGCAATGAACGGTAACATCTGTAGATGTGCCGCATACAACCGTATTAGAAAAGCGGTAAGCGTAGCTGCTGATATAATGGCTTAA
- a CDS encoding nucleotidyltransferase family protein, translating to MRDTQHRIAIIILAAGASSRMGEPKQLLPWKNSTLLGHVVQTAQSSKAIEVVAILGANAGRIKTTVKEDVVFVENAHWSSGLGTSIVTGVEWLLNSDIEWEGILVMLADQPLIDVMYLNSLMDISENNTEKIVASAYKNAVGVPAIFPRTYVSSLLKLNEDFGAKHLLQQEQDNVITVTADHRISDIDTKEDYEQLMSGLKIDN from the coding sequence ATGAGAGATACACAGCACCGTATCGCTATTATAATATTGGCAGCGGGAGCTTCTTCAAGAATGGGGGAGCCAAAACAACTCCTTCCATGGAAGAACTCTACCTTGTTGGGGCATGTAGTTCAAACTGCACAATCTTCAAAAGCAATAGAAGTAGTAGCTATTTTAGGGGCTAACGCGGGCCGTATTAAAACCACTGTTAAGGAAGATGTGGTTTTTGTAGAAAACGCCCATTGGTCATCTGGGTTGGGGACTTCCATCGTTACGGGAGTGGAGTGGTTGTTAAATTCTGATATTGAATGGGAGGGTATATTGGTTATGCTTGCGGACCAGCCACTAATAGATGTAATGTATCTGAATAGTTTAATGGATATATCTGAAAATAATACTGAAAAGATTGTTGCATCGGCCTATAAGAATGCAGTAGGAGTACCGGCAATTTTTCCTAGGACTTATGTAAGTTCACTTTTAAAGTTAAATGAGGATTTTGGAGCGAAACACCTATTGCAACAAGAGCAGGATAACGTTATTACTGTTACTGCTGACCATCGCATAAGTGATATTGATACTAAAGAAGATTATGAACAGCTAATGTCTGGTCTTAAAATTGATAATTAA
- a CDS encoding M14 family metallopeptidase produces MKIQITALFLVASLFCAAQEKDLTTMLYDTYETYKEPVLKKRRIKHADLQPLVEEYRKNDKFKVRQVGTSIEGRSLSLMSIGEGETDVFLWSQMHGDEPTATQAIFDIFNFFDSSDFASEKQEILENCTLHFLPMLNPDGAEVYQRRNRLGVDINRDALRLQSPEGQTLKKVRDSLDADFGFNLHDQSTYYNSERTGKPATISYLAPAYNYEKEINDQRGNAMKVIVFMNSIIQKYAPGQVGRYNDDFEPRAFGDNIQKWGTSTILIESGGNYNDVEKQEIRKLNYVSILSAIYSIATENYKEIALEDYENIPENDRKLFDLKIENANYPLLGNNYILDIGMNRLEVDKKGHNDFWYSSRILDQGDLSTYYGYETLDAAGYTIAPGKVYPKLLTSIDAAAALDIKSLLKSGYTYVRLENIPSTKLASPLPIHIIGKRYEVPEFSVEIGLNPTFLLKKDGNFTHAVINGFLIDLNSEKKTNFKNAMIYR; encoded by the coding sequence ATGAAAATACAGATTACCGCATTGTTTCTAGTTGCCAGTCTTTTTTGTGCCGCTCAGGAGAAAGATTTAACCACTATGCTTTACGATACCTATGAAACCTATAAAGAACCGGTGCTAAAGAAGAGGCGTATTAAACATGCCGATTTGCAACCGCTGGTTGAAGAATACCGTAAAAACGACAAGTTTAAGGTAAGGCAGGTAGGTACTTCAATAGAAGGGCGATCATTATCGTTAATGAGTATTGGTGAAGGCGAAACCGATGTTTTTTTATGGTCTCAAATGCACGGTGATGAACCTACGGCAACCCAAGCTATTTTTGATATTTTCAATTTTTTTGATAGTAGCGATTTTGCTTCTGAGAAACAGGAGATACTGGAAAACTGCACCCTGCATTTCTTACCTATGTTAAATCCAGATGGTGCGGAAGTATATCAGCGTAGGAACCGTTTGGGCGTTGATATTAACCGGGATGCCCTACGATTGCAATCCCCCGAAGGGCAAACATTGAAAAAAGTCCGTGATAGTCTAGATGCTGATTTTGGATTTAATTTACACGACCAAAGTACGTATTACAATTCGGAAAGAACCGGGAAGCCGGCTACCATCTCGTATTTGGCACCAGCGTACAATTACGAAAAGGAGATAAACGACCAACGGGGTAATGCCATGAAGGTCATTGTTTTTATGAATAGTATCATCCAAAAATATGCACCCGGACAAGTAGGGCGTTATAATGATGATTTTGAACCTAGAGCTTTTGGCGATAATATTCAAAAGTGGGGTACAAGCACTATTTTAATTGAGTCGGGTGGGAATTACAATGATGTAGAAAAACAGGAAATCAGAAAACTGAATTATGTTTCCATTTTATCCGCAATTTATTCCATTGCTACGGAAAACTATAAAGAAATTGCTCTGGAAGACTATGAAAATATACCTGAAAACGACCGAAAACTTTTCGATTTAAAAATAGAAAATGCCAATTATCCGCTACTGGGAAATAACTATATTTTAGATATAGGAATGAACCGTCTGGAAGTGGATAAAAAAGGCCATAACGATTTTTGGTACAGTAGTCGTATTCTTGATCAAGGAGACCTTTCTACATATTACGGGTACGAGACTTTGGATGCTGCCGGATATACGATTGCCCCGGGCAAGGTTTATCCAAAGCTGCTCACATCCATAGATGCGGCAGCTGCATTGGATATTAAATCTTTGTTGAAATCTGGGTATACCTATGTTCGTTTGGAAAATATTCCTTCAACAAAATTGGCTTCTCCATTGCCCATCCATATTATAGGGAAGCGCTATGAAGTGCCGGAGTTTTCTGTGGAAATAGGACTCAATCCAACCTTCCTTCTAAAAAAAGATGGGAATTTTACTCATGCAGTAATTAATGGTTTTCTTATCGACTTGAACAGTGAAAAGAAAACTAATTTTAAGAATGCGATGATCTATAGGTAA
- a CDS encoding N-acetylmuramoyl-L-alanine amidase: MNNNFKILIVLICCAANVNCKPVKETVKPPEIIDKPIVFDITRKELTLEYLKNRYGIEKQSPTIDPKMIVLHWTVIPTMEETFDAFNPATLPNWRPDIKDISGLNVSSQFLVDRDGTIYRLLPETTMARHVIGLNHCAIGIENVGGTDALPLTDEQVKSNIALVKYLANKYAIDYLIGHYEYTLFDNHPLWLEKDQGYRTTKTDPGEDFMKKVRQATKNLNFESLPNKPITP, from the coding sequence ATGAATAACAATTTTAAAATACTCATAGTTCTTATTTGCTGCGCTGCCAATGTGAACTGTAAACCGGTAAAGGAAACCGTAAAACCCCCTGAAATAATTGATAAACCTATAGTTTTTGACATAACCCGAAAAGAACTTACTTTAGAATATCTCAAAAATAGATATGGAATTGAAAAACAATCACCTACCATAGATCCAAAAATGATTGTTTTGCATTGGACGGTCATCCCTACGATGGAGGAAACTTTTGATGCCTTCAACCCGGCTACCTTACCTAATTGGCGGCCAGATATTAAAGATATAAGCGGATTAAATGTTTCTTCACAATTTTTGGTGGACCGGGATGGAACCATTTACAGGTTATTACCTGAAACTACAATGGCGAGACATGTGATTGGATTGAACCATTGTGCCATTGGTATAGAAAATGTAGGAGGAACGGATGCTTTACCCTTAACGGATGAACAAGTAAAATCAAATATAGCATTGGTAAAATACTTGGCAAATAAGTATGCTATTGACTATCTAATTGGTCATTATGAGTATACGCTTTTTGATAACCATCCGCTTTGGTTAGAAAAAGACCAAGGCTACCGCACAACTAAAACAGATCCCGGTGAAGATTTTATGAAGAAGGTTAGACAAGCCACCAAAAATCTTAATTTTGAATCCTTACCCAATAAACCGATTACCCCATGA
- a CDS encoding protealysin inhibitor emfourin, with protein sequence MKYEINIEGGFTGISKRFEGEVKLNKNEEQEMLDAVSVKQEDHSHLRDGFTYTVKLTDEEGVYESQFNESNLPKKIRHFITDIQKGGN encoded by the coding sequence ATGAAATATGAAATTAATATAGAGGGTGGCTTTACAGGTATTTCCAAGAGATTTGAGGGAGAAGTAAAGCTGAACAAAAATGAAGAACAAGAGATGCTAGATGCGGTAAGTGTCAAGCAGGAAGATCATAGTCATTTGCGCGATGGTTTTACCTACACGGTAAAGCTAACCGATGAGGAAGGTGTTTATGAATCACAATTCAATGAATCTAATTTGCCTAAGAAAATCAGACATTTTATTACTGATATTCAAAAAGGAGGCAACTGA